TAGGCTATGATGGCGTGGCAGCCAGCGGCGGCCTGGGCCAGCTCGGCGTCCCGCAGGTCGCGGTCCGTGGGGTTGCGGACGACCTCGGCGTGCTCTTGCAGCGCGGCCAGGGCGCGGTCTCCGAAGTAGCCGGGGAAGGTCTCGGCGGTGTGGGAAAGGAAGACCTTCATCGGGCGAACTCCGCGGGACGCTTCTCATTGAAGGCGCGGATGCCCTCCAGGTGGTCGCCGGCGGAGAAGCACAGCACGTTCATCTCATTCTCGTAAGCCAGGCCGGCGGAGAGCGGGGCCTCCAAGGCCATCCGCATCGCCGCCTTCACGGATTGCACCGCGACGGGGGAGAGGGACGCGAGCTTTCCGGCGATCTCCCGTGCCCGGTCTAGCAGCGTGGATTGGGGGACCACCTCTTCCACTATGCCCAGCCGCAGCGTCTCGGCGGCGTCGATGGCATCACCCAGCATCAACAGGCGTGCCGCCCGCCCCTGGCCGATCAGCCGGGGCAGAAGCTGAGAGGCGCCGCCGCCGCCCACCCATCCCCGCTGCACTTCCGGGAAGCCCAGCCGCATGGTCTCGGACGCCACGCGCAGGTCGGCCGAGAGAGCGGCCTCCGCGCCGCCCCCCAAAGTCCAGCCCTGCAGGGCCGCGACCACGGGCTTGCGGATGTTTCGGACGGCGGCGGCATATTCCACCCGGTTGCGGAAATGCCAGGCGGAGGGGTAGGCGGCCAGGGTGTTCAGGTCGCTGCCGGCACAAAAGGCGCGCTCGCCCTCGCCCCGCAGCAGCACGGCGCGGACCCCATCATCCGCGTCGAGCGCGCGGGTGTGGTCGAGCAGGCGCCGAGCCATGGCGGGGGTCACCGCATTGTGCTTGGCCGGGCGGTCCAGCACCAGCTCTGCTACCCCGTCCCGGATCTCCATCCGCACATCGCCGTCCATGGCTCTTCCCCTCGCTTGATGGCATCCGTGCAACAGGCGCAGACTGGGCGCAACAAGGAGGTTCGTCCGCGTGCCGCGATACATCGCCACGCGACTGCTCGCGGCCGTTGCGATGGCGGTGCTGGCGAGCTTGGTCGTGTTCCTCATCTCCGCGCTGGTGCCCGGCGATCCGGTGCTGGCGCAGCTCGGCGACATCGCGGCCAGCAATCCAGCGACCGTGCTGGAAACGCGGGCCAAGTGGGGTCTCGACCTGCCCCTGTGGGAACGCTACGGCATTTTCCTCAACGGCCTCGTCCACGGGGACCTCGGCG
This genomic stretch from Longimicrobium sp. harbors:
- a CDS encoding enoyl-CoA hydratase/isomerase family protein: MDGDVRMEIRDGVAELVLDRPAKHNAVTPAMARRLLDHTRALDADDGVRAVLLRGEGERAFCAGSDLNTLAAYPSAWHFRNRVEYAAAVRNIRKPVVAALQGWTLGGGAEAALSADLRVASETMRLGFPEVQRGWVGGGGASQLLPRLIGQGRAARLLMLGDAIDAAETLRLGIVEEVVPQSTLLDRAREIAGKLASLSPVAVQSVKAAMRMALEAPLSAGLAYENEMNVLCFSAGDHLEGIRAFNEKRPAEFAR